A genomic region of Candidatus Eremiobacteraceae bacterium contains the following coding sequences:
- a CDS encoding DUF72 domain-containing protein has product MGSGTQARLWFGGQGWLYKDWVGTFYPPGTDGLTMLAEYGRVFDTVEVDSSYYATPDARTVEGWRKRSPEGFRFSLKVPSEVTHVRRFRDAEPQFLEFVDRVRLLGPKLGAILIQCPPDFDPSDDNRDALFGFLRAQLPRDMPVALELRDERWYDDTLFGLARENSFALAVTEGMYASMELAARIVEEAVARPPVDFAYIRWLGDRSLTKYDRVQLERTSSLDGWERLIRALRRGVRDIYGYANNHYQGHSPATVRAILARLGETLPPETTSPRLL; this is encoded by the coding sequence GTGGGATCAGGCACGCAGGCGCGGCTGTGGTTCGGCGGCCAGGGCTGGCTGTACAAGGATTGGGTCGGCACGTTCTATCCGCCAGGCACCGACGGACTGACGATGCTCGCCGAGTACGGCCGCGTCTTCGACACGGTCGAGGTCGACTCGTCGTACTACGCGACGCCCGACGCGCGGACGGTCGAGGGTTGGCGCAAGCGCAGCCCCGAGGGATTCCGCTTTTCGCTCAAGGTGCCGAGCGAAGTCACGCATGTCAGGCGATTCCGCGACGCCGAGCCGCAGTTTCTTGAGTTCGTCGATCGCGTCCGTCTGCTCGGTCCGAAGCTCGGTGCGATTCTCATACAGTGTCCGCCCGACTTCGACCCCTCCGACGATAATCGCGATGCGCTTTTCGGGTTTCTGCGCGCGCAGCTGCCACGCGACATGCCCGTCGCGCTCGAGCTACGCGACGAACGCTGGTACGACGACACACTGTTCGGGCTTGCGCGTGAGAACTCGTTCGCACTCGCGGTCACCGAGGGGATGTATGCGAGCATGGAGCTCGCCGCGCGGATCGTCGAAGAAGCGGTGGCGCGGCCGCCGGTCGATTTCGCCTACATCCGGTGGCTCGGCGATCGTTCGCTCACGAAGTACGACCGCGTCCAGCTGGAGCGGACGTCGTCGCTCGATGGTTGGGAGCGATTGATCCGCGCGCTGCGGCGCGGCGTTCGCGACATCTACGGCTACGCGAACAACCACTACCAGGGGCATTCGCCGGCAACCGTGCGGGCGATCCTCGCGCGGCTTGGCGAAACACTGCCGCCGGAGACGACATCACCGCGTCTATTGTAG
- a CDS encoding A/G-specific adenine glycosylase: protein MSRSSANVDPRRVAAIRRAILRWYRAHGRDLAWRRTTDPYAILVSEVMLQQTQVDRVEPRYRAFLRRFPTFRTLADAPLGDVLREWSGLGYNGRAKRLWECARAVVREHRGRMPREIDTLKRMPGIGAYTAGAVATFAFGARAACVDVNVGRVLARSIDGVDRVTSARAWELAESALPRGPSASWTHALMDVGSTFCRAAPRCAECPVRTSCRFVAVGAQRSPRSTTTRKERFSKSRRYFRGLVVKALTRTPSLSCLKLGEQVKAGFKKSDLPWLNELLEGLHRDGLVAIDRRHKTVRLP, encoded by the coding sequence GTGAGCCGCTCCTCCGCGAACGTCGATCCCCGTCGCGTCGCCGCCATCCGCCGCGCGATCTTGCGTTGGTATCGCGCGCACGGCCGCGACCTCGCGTGGCGCCGGACGACCGATCCGTATGCGATCCTCGTGTCTGAAGTCATGCTGCAGCAGACTCAAGTCGATCGCGTCGAGCCTCGTTACCGAGCCTTCCTGCGTCGCTTCCCGACGTTTCGAACGCTCGCCGATGCGCCGCTCGGCGATGTTCTGCGCGAATGGTCGGGCCTCGGCTACAACGGGCGCGCGAAACGCCTCTGGGAGTGTGCCCGCGCGGTCGTCCGTGAGCATCGCGGCAGAATGCCGCGCGAGATAGATACTTTGAAGCGCATGCCGGGAATCGGCGCGTACACGGCCGGGGCTGTGGCGACCTTCGCGTTCGGTGCGCGCGCCGCGTGCGTCGACGTGAACGTCGGCCGCGTCCTCGCGCGATCGATCGACGGCGTCGATCGCGTCACCTCGGCCCGCGCTTGGGAGCTGGCGGAATCGGCGCTGCCCCGCGGACCATCGGCCTCGTGGACGCACGCACTTATGGATGTCGGCTCGACGTTCTGCCGCGCCGCACCGCGTTGCGCCGAATGTCCGGTCCGCACATCATGTCGCTTCGTCGCCGTCGGCGCGCAACGGTCGCCGCGCAGTACTACGACTCGCAAGGAGCGCTTCTCGAAGTCGAGGCGATATTTCCGCGGGCTCGTCGTCAAAGCGCTGACGCGAACGCCTAGCTTGAGCTGTTTGAAGCTCGGTGAGCAGGTGAAGGCGGGATTTAAAAAAAGCGACCTGCCGTGGCTCAACGAACTCCTCGAGGGACTGCACCGCGACGGCCTCGTCGCGATCGATCGCCGGCACAAGACGGTGCGTCTGCCCTGA
- the nth gene encoding endonuclease III, which produces MAQRTPRGTAPRRPRRDRSPAQDGASALTLAERRKAIIERLAATYAEAKTALHYDSTYQLLVAVILSAQCTDARVNMVTPALFERYPDVGSMAHAKIKELEKFIKTCGLFSTKAKNIVGASKMIVDRFNGEVPSTMEELLELPGVGRKTANVVLSVAFEQDAIAVDTHVFRVANRLGLVRAKTPHDVEKQLMRVVPKDQWSDAHHWLIHHGREICFARNPNCRGCPLVDLCPSAKRFLARR; this is translated from the coding sequence GTGGCTCAACGAACTCCTCGAGGGACTGCACCGCGACGGCCTCGTCGCGATCGATCGCCGGCACAAGACGGTGCGTCTGCCCTGACGCTCGCCGAGCGTCGCAAAGCGATCATCGAGAGGCTCGCCGCGACGTATGCCGAGGCGAAGACCGCACTTCACTACGACAGCACGTATCAGCTGCTCGTCGCGGTGATATTGTCCGCGCAGTGCACCGACGCGCGCGTGAACATGGTCACGCCGGCACTATTCGAACGATACCCCGATGTGGGATCGATGGCGCACGCGAAGATCAAAGAACTCGAAAAGTTTATCAAGACCTGCGGGCTCTTCTCGACGAAGGCGAAGAACATCGTCGGCGCGTCGAAGATGATCGTCGACCGCTTCAACGGCGAAGTGCCGTCGACCATGGAGGAGCTGCTCGAGCTACCCGGCGTCGGCCGGAAGACCGCGAACGTCGTCCTTTCGGTCGCATTCGAACAAGATGCGATCGCCGTCGACACGCACGTCTTCCGCGTCGCCAACCGTCTCGGACTCGTTCGCGCCAAGACGCCCCACGATGTTGAAAAGCAGCTCATGCGCGTCGTGCCGAAAGATCAATGGTCGGATGCCCATCACTGGCTCATCCACCACGGACGCGAGATCTGTTTCGCACGCAATCCGAATTGCCGAGGCTGTCCGCTCGTCGACCTCTGCCCGAGCGCCAAGCGCTTTCTTGCGCGGCGATGA